The proteins below are encoded in one region of Tamandua tetradactyla isolate mTamTet1 chromosome 9, mTamTet1.pri, whole genome shotgun sequence:
- the NPAS4 gene encoding neuronal PAS domain-containing protein 4, with product MYRSTKGASKARRDQINAEIRNLKELLPLAEADKVRLSYLHIMSLACIYTRKGVFFSGGTPLAGPMGLLSAQELEDIVAALPGFLLVFTAEGKLLYLSESVSEHLGHSMVDLVAQGDSIYDIIDPADHLTVRQQLTLPSALDTDRLFRCRFNTSKSLRRQSAGNKLVLIRGRFHPHPPGAYWAGNPVFTAFCAPLEPRPRPGPGPGPGPGPASLFLAMFQSHHAKDLALLDISESVLIYLGFERSELLCKSWYGLLHPEDLAHASAQHYRLLAENGDIQAEMVVRLQAKPGGWAWIYCLLYSEGLEGPITANNYPISDTEAWSLRQQLNSEDTQVAYVLGTSTMLPSFSENILSQEQCSSPNPLFTPALTAARSTNFPSAPELGIVSASGELPRPPKELDFSYLTFPAGPEPSVQADMSKDLVCTPPYTPHQPGGCTFLFSLHEPFHTHLPTPSSSLQEQLTPSTATFSDQLTPSSATFPEPLTSPLQGQLTEASARSYEDQLNPCTSTFPEPLLPSTATFPESLGSPSNEQLTPPSTAFQAHLRSPSQTFPEQLSPNPTKTYFAQEGCSFLYEKLPPSPSSPGNGDCTLLALAQLRGPLSVDVPLVPEGLLTPEASPVKQSFFHYSEKEQNEIDRLIQQISQLAQGMDRPFSAEAATGGLEPLGGLEPLDSNLSLSGAGPPVLSLDLKPWKCQELDFLADPDNIFLEETPVEDIFMDLSTPAPNGEWGSEDPEAAGPTEAPSPCNNLSPEDHSFLEDLATYETAFETGVSAFPYDGFTDELHQLQSQVQDSFHEDGSGGEPTF from the exons ATGTACCGCTCCACCAAGGGCGCCTCCAAGGCGCGCCGCGACCAGATCAACGCTGAGATCCGGAATCTCAAGGAGCTGCTGCCGCTGGCCGAGGCAGACAAGGTCCGACTGTCCTACCTGCACATTATGAGTCTTGCCTGCATCTACACTCGCAAGGGAGTCTTCTTCTCTGGAG GCACGCCTCTGGCGGGCCCCATGGGGCTTCTCTCTGCTCAAGAGCTTGAAGACATCGTGGCGGCGCTGCCTGGCTTTCTGCTTGTGTTCACGGCTGAGGGGAAGCTGCTGTACCTGTCCGAGAGCGTGAGCGAGCATCTGGGGCACTCCATG GTGGACCTGGTCGCCCAGGGTGACAGTATCTACGACATCATTGACCCAGCTGATCACCTCACGGTGCGCCAGCAGCTCACCCTACCCTCTGCCCTGGACACTG ATCGCCTCTTCCGCTGTCGCTTCAACACTTCTAAGTCCCTCAGGCGCCAGAGTGCAGGCAACAAGCTGGTGCTTATTCGAGGCCGATTCCATCCACATCCACCTGGGGCCTACTGGGCAGGAAACCCTGTGTTCACAGCATTCTGTGCCCCACTGGAACCAAGACCccgccctggccctggccctggccctggccccggCCCGGCCTCACTCTTCCTGGCCATGTTCCAGAGCCATCATGCCAAGGACTTGGCCCTACTGGACATCTCTGAGAG TGTCCTAATCTACCTGGGCTTTGAGCGCAGTGAACTGCTTTGTAAATCATGGTATGGACTGCTGCACCCTGAGGACCTGGCCCACGCTTCTGCTCAACACTACCGCCTGT tgGCTGAGAATGGAGATATTCAGGCAGAGATGGTAGTGAGACTGCAAGCCAAGCCTGGAGGCTGGGCGTGGATTTATTGCCTTTTGTACTCAGAAGGTCTGGAGGGTCCCATCACTGCAAACAACTACCCAATCAG tgACACGGAAGCCTGGAGCCTCCGCCAGCAGCTGAACTCTGAAGACACCCAGGTAGCCTATGTCCTGGGTACTTCCACCATGCTTCCCTCATTCTCTGAGAATATCCTCTCCCAGGAGCAGTGCTCCAGCCCGAACCCACTCTTCACCCCAGCCCTGACGGCTGCCAGAAGCACCAATTTCCCCAGCGCTCCTGAACTTGGCATTGTCTCAGCATCAGGAGAACTTCCTCGACCCCCTAAAGAGCTGGATTTCAGTTACCTGACATTTCCTGCTGGGCCTGAACCTTCTGTCCAAGCTGACATGAGCAAGGACCTTGTGTGCACCCCACCCTACACGCCCCACCAGCCAGGAGGCTGTACCTTCCTCTTCAGTCTCCATGAACCTTTCCATACACACCTGCCCACCCCATCCAGCTCTCTCCAAGAACAACTGACTCCAAGCACCGCAACCTTCTCTGATCAGTTGACACCCAGCAGTGCAACCTTCCCAGAGCCACTAACTAGCCCACTACAAGGCCAGTTGACCGAAGCCTCGGCCAGAAGCTATGAAGACCAGTTGAATCCTTGCACCTCTACCTTCCCAGAACCACTGCTGCCCAGCACTGCCACCTTCCCAGAGTCTCTGGGCAGCCCTTCCAATGAGCAGCTGACTCCTCCCAGCACAGCATTCCAAGCACACCTGAGGAGCCCCAGCCAAACTTTCCCAGAACAGCTGAGTCCCAATCCTACCAAGACTTACTTCGCCCAGGAGGGATGCAGTTTTCTCTATGAGAAGTTGCCCCCAAGTCCTAGCAGCCCTGGTAATGGGGACTGCACACTCTTGGCCCTGGCTCAACTCCGGGGCCCCCTCTCTGTGGATGTCCCCCTGGTGCCCGAAGGCCTGCTCACACCAGAGGCCTCTCCGGTTAAGCAGAGTTTCTTCCACTATTCTGAGAAGGAGCAGAATGAAATAGACCGTCTCATTCAGCAGATCAGTCAGTTGGCCCAAGGCATGGACAGGCCTTTCTCGGCTGAAGCTGCCACTGGTGGGCTGGAGCCACTGGGAGGGCTGGAGCCCCTGGACTCCAACCTGTCCTTGTCGGGGGCTGGCCCCCCTGTGCTCAGCCTGGACCTGAAACCCTGGAAATGCCAGGAGCTGGACTTCCTGGCTGACCCTGATAACATATTCCTGGAAGAGACGCCCGTGGAAGACATCTTCATGGATctctccaccccagcccccaaTGGGGAATGGGGTTCGGAGGATCCTGAGGCAGCGGGCCCCACAGAGGCCCCATCGCCTTGCAACAACCTGTCCCCAGAAGACCACAGCTTCCTGGAGGACCTGGCCACATACGAAACCGCCTTTGAGACAGGTGTCTCAGCATTCCCCTACGATGGGTTCACTGATGAGTTGCATCAACTCCAGAGCCAAGTTCAAGACAGCTTCCATGAAG ATGGAAGTGGAGGGGAACCAACGTTTTGA